The Thalassotalea sp. 273M-4 genome includes a region encoding these proteins:
- the sdhC gene encoding succinate dehydrogenase, cytochrome b556 subunit, whose translation MKKQRPINLDLTQVKFPAAAKASILHRISGVMMFFAVGILIWALSISLSSAEGFAEIKGYIDGAFFKFIIWGILSALIYHFVGGVRHLIMDFGHLEEKGSGQTSAKIVIALWILLSIAAGVWLW comes from the coding sequence GTGAAAAAACAACGACCTATAAATCTTGACTTGACTCAAGTCAAGTTTCCAGCTGCTGCTAAAGCCTCTATCTTACACCGCATAAGCGGGGTGATGATGTTTTTCGCAGTTGGTATCTTAATCTGGGCACTTTCAATATCACTTTCATCTGCAGAGGGTTTTGCAGAAATAAAAGGCTATATTGATGGTGCATTCTTTAAATTTATCATCTGGGGCATACTGTCTGCTCTTATCTACCATTTTGTCGGTGGCGTTCGACATTTGATAATGGATTTTGGTCACCTTGAAGAAAAAGGTTCGGGTCAAACCAGTGCAAAAATTGTTATTGCATTATGGATCCTTCTTTCTATCGCAGCAGGAGTTTGGTTATGGTAG
- the sdhD gene encoding succinate dehydrogenase, hydrophobic membrane anchor protein translates to MVGNVATLGRNGVHDFILIRASGIVLAAYSLFLLGFFLITPEVTFDIWQGLFANLGMKVFTILAALSVLYHGWIGIWQVLTDYVKNIKLRGFLQFIFTVTLFVYTVAVFLIVWGV, encoded by the coding sequence ATGGTAGGCAATGTCGCAACCTTAGGCCGTAATGGCGTTCACGATTTTATCCTTATTCGAGCTTCAGGCATTGTACTGGCAGCATACAGTTTATTTTTATTAGGCTTTTTTCTCATTACTCCAGAAGTGACGTTTGACATCTGGCAAGGCCTATTTGCCAACTTAGGCATGAAAGTATTTACCATTTTGGCCGCTTTGTCGGTTTTATACCACGGTTGGATTGGTATCTGGCAAGTTTTGACTGATTACGTAAAAAACATCAAATTGCGTGGTTTTCTTCAATTCATCTTTACTGTTACCTTGTTTGTATACACTGTGGCTGTGTTTCTTATTGTGTGGGGTGTTTAA
- the sdhA gene encoding succinate dehydrogenase flavoprotein subunit: protein MRAALAISESGQSCALISKVFPTRSHTVSAQGGITVALGNAHDDHWEHHMYDTVKGSDFIGDQDAIEYMCKTGPEAIIELENMGLPFSRFENGKVYQRPFGGQSKNFGGEQAARTAAAADRTGHALLHCLYQQNVKNKTNVFSEWYALDLVKNDDGSVVGCTAIDIETGEVVYFKARATVLATGGAGRIFASTTNAHINTGDGVGMSLRAGVQMQDMEMWQFHPTGIAGAGVLVTEGCRGEGGYLLNKDGERFMERYAPNAKDLAGRDVVARSMMTEIREGRGCDGPWGPHIKLKLDHLGRETLNQRLPGVCDLSKTFAHVDPAQEPIPVIPTCHYQMGGVPCNVNGQAIQIDKNGNENVVEGLFAVGEIACVSVHGANRLGGNSLLDLVVFGRAAGNFLGKYLADTQNARDAGQDNIDAALARFNRWENSEKGEDPVQIRKDLQQCMQMNFSVFREGNAMAEGMKELETIRERLQHARLDDKSSEFNTQRIECLELDNLMETAYCSAKAANFRTESRGAHAREDFQDRDDQNWLCHTIYSPDTEEMSKRDVNMTPVHREAFPPKVRTY, encoded by the coding sequence ATGCGTGCGGCTTTAGCAATCTCTGAATCGGGCCAATCTTGTGCCCTAATTTCAAAAGTTTTTCCAACTCGTTCTCATACGGTATCAGCGCAAGGTGGTATCACTGTTGCGTTAGGTAATGCACATGATGACCATTGGGAACATCATATGTATGACACCGTTAAAGGTTCTGACTTTATCGGTGATCAAGACGCGATTGAATACATGTGTAAAACCGGCCCTGAAGCGATCATCGAGCTTGAAAATATGGGCTTACCATTTTCACGTTTTGAAAACGGTAAAGTTTACCAACGTCCTTTTGGTGGTCAGTCAAAGAATTTCGGTGGTGAGCAGGCCGCGCGAACCGCGGCAGCGGCGGATCGTACCGGACACGCTTTGTTACACTGTTTGTACCAACAAAACGTTAAAAATAAAACCAACGTTTTCTCTGAATGGTATGCCTTAGACTTGGTTAAAAATGACGACGGTTCGGTTGTTGGCTGTACGGCTATTGACATTGAAACTGGCGAAGTTGTGTATTTTAAAGCGCGTGCAACCGTATTAGCAACAGGTGGTGCAGGTCGAATTTTTGCTTCAACAACCAACGCCCACATAAACACGGGTGATGGTGTTGGTATGTCACTTCGAGCTGGCGTACAAATGCAAGACATGGAAATGTGGCAGTTCCACCCAACGGGAATCGCCGGTGCCGGTGTCCTTGTGACCGAAGGTTGTCGTGGTGAAGGTGGTTACCTGTTAAATAAAGATGGTGAGCGCTTTATGGAGCGTTACGCGCCAAATGCCAAAGATCTTGCAGGTCGTGACGTTGTTGCGCGTTCGATGATGACCGAAATCCGTGAAGGTCGTGGTTGTGACGGTCCTTGGGGTCCACACATTAAGTTAAAATTAGACCATTTAGGTCGAGAGACATTGAATCAACGCTTACCAGGCGTTTGTGATTTATCTAAAACGTTTGCTCACGTTGATCCTGCACAAGAGCCTATTCCAGTTATTCCAACCTGTCACTACCAAATGGGTGGTGTTCCTTGTAATGTTAATGGTCAAGCAATTCAAATTGATAAAAATGGCAATGAGAATGTGGTTGAAGGTCTGTTTGCCGTTGGTGAAATTGCCTGTGTTTCTGTACACGGTGCGAACCGCCTAGGGGGTAACTCATTACTTGACTTAGTTGTATTTGGCCGTGCAGCGGGTAATTTCTTAGGTAAATACCTAGCAGATACGCAAAACGCACGTGACGCGGGACAAGACAACATCGACGCTGCACTTGCTCGTTTCAACCGTTGGGAGAACTCTGAAAAGGGTGAAGATCCTGTTCAAATCAGAAAGGACTTACAACAGTGTATGCAAATGAACTTCTCGGTATTTAGAGAAGGTAATGCGATGGCTGAAGGAATGAAAGAGCTAGAGACCATTCGTGAGCGTTTACAACACGCCCGTCTTGATGACAAATCATCTGAATTTAATACTCAACGTATTGAGTGTCTAGAATTAGATAACTTGATGGAAACAGCGTACTGTTCTGCTAAAGCGGCAAACTTCCGTACCGAATCTCGTGGTGCGCATGCGCGTGAAGATTTCCAAGACCGTGACGATCAAAACTGGTTATGTCATACCATTTACTCACCTGACACTGAAGAAATGTCTAAGCGTGACGTCAATATGACCCCAGTTCATCGTGAAGCTTTCCCACCAAAAGTTCGTACTTACTAA
- a CDS encoding succinate dehydrogenase iron-sulfur subunit produces the protein MKQKFSIYRYNPDVDTKPYMKEYELEVPEGSDMMVLDALILLKEQDPTLAFRRSCREGVCGSDGLNMNGKNGLACITPLSDLKQKVIVLRPLPGLPVVRDLIIDMTQFYNQYEKIKPYLINDGQNPPAREHLQSIEERDKLDGLYECILCACCSTSCPSFWWNPDKFIGPAGLLHAYRFLIDSRDTATDERLDDLQDAYSVFRCHGIMNCVDVCPKGLNPTKAIGSIKSMLLQRAV, from the coding sequence ATGAAGCAGAAGTTTTCAATCTATCGTTACAACCCTGATGTTGATACGAAACCTTATATGAAAGAATATGAGCTGGAAGTCCCTGAAGGCTCAGATATGATGGTACTTGACGCCCTTATTCTGTTAAAAGAGCAAGATCCTACTTTAGCATTTCGCCGTTCATGTCGTGAAGGTGTGTGTGGTAGCGATGGCTTAAACATGAATGGTAAGAATGGCTTAGCGTGTATAACGCCATTATCAGACTTGAAACAGAAAGTGATTGTACTGCGTCCACTACCAGGCTTACCTGTGGTTCGTGATTTAATTATTGATATGACGCAATTCTACAATCAATATGAAAAAATCAAGCCATACTTAATTAATGATGGTCAAAACCCACCAGCTCGTGAACACCTACAAAGCATTGAAGAGCGTGATAAGCTTGACGGGCTATATGAGTGTATTTTATGTGCTTGTTGTTCTACCTCTTGCCCATCTTTTTGGTGGAATCCAGATAAGTTTATTGGTCCAGCCGGTCTATTGCATGCTTACCGATTCTTAATCGATAGCCGTGATACGGCAACCGATGAACGCTTAGACGACTTACAAGATGCGTATAGCGTATTCCGTTGTCATGGCATTATGAACTGTGTAGATGTATGTCCTAAAGGGTTAAACCCAACGAAGGCCATAGGTTCTATCAAGTCCATGTTGTTACAAAGAGCGGTTTAA
- a CDS encoding 2-oxoglutarate dehydrogenase E1 component — protein sequence MPEGAMKAWLESSHFSGNNAEYIEELYESYLENAHSVSDEWRKVFDELPKVDGVDVDTNHSVVREEFRQLAKEGAKTVINTSSEADAKQVRVLQLINSYRFRGHQNARLDPLGLWDRSRVRDLDLAHHDLSKSEFDKEFNVGSLAVGQESMKLGDIYNTLNKTYCGSIGAEYMHITSTTEKRWIQQRLESVQSQAKFNIAEKTEILKGLIAADGLEKYLGAKYPGAKRFSLEGGDSLVPMLKQLITRAGEHGTKEVVLGMAHRGRLNVLVNVMGKNPTKLFDEFAGKVDHIGSGDVKYHQGYSSDFVTPGGNVHVALAFNPSHLEIVNPVVMGSVRARLDRRDCKTGDLVLPITIHGDSAIAGQGVVQETFNMSQTAAYKVGGTIRIVVNNQVGFTTSKQEDTRSTEYCTDIAKMVQAPIFHVNGDDPEAVILATQVALDYRNKFKRDVVIDLVCYRRHGHNEADEPNATQPLMYQKIKKHPTPRQIYAETLDQERSITLNQTKELVEYYRRLLDEGQCTVEQWRPMTEHSVDWTPYVGHDWDDEYDDEISIDKLKRLANSITTFPEDHKLQSRVKKIYDDRKKMAKGEKLLDWGFAENMAYACIVDRGERVRITGQDAGRGTFFHRHSVLHNQKDASLFMPLQHVSEGQGPFEIYDSVLSEVAVLAFEYGYATAEPKGLTIWEAQFGDFANGAQVVFDQFLSSGEQKWGRLCGLTILLPHGYEGQGPEHSSARLERFLQLCADHNMQVCVPSTPAQVFNMLRRQVVRPMRRPLIVMSPKSLLRHPLAVSSLEELAEGTYRNVIDEIDDIEPNKVTRVIMCSGKVYYELLDQRRKNEQDDVAIIRIEQLYPFPEQETKDIIARYEHAEDFVWCQEEPQNQGAWYCSQHHFRSVIPEGANLRYAGRKAAAAPACGYMSLHVKEQQALVADALNNN from the coding sequence ATGCCAGAAGGTGCAATGAAGGCTTGGTTAGAGTCTTCCCATTTCAGCGGCAATAATGCTGAATACATAGAAGAATTATACGAATCGTATCTTGAAAACGCGCACTCTGTATCCGATGAATGGCGCAAGGTTTTTGACGAACTACCTAAAGTAGATGGGGTAGACGTAGACACCAACCACTCGGTTGTACGTGAAGAATTTCGTCAGTTAGCCAAAGAAGGCGCAAAAACGGTTATTAATACCTCATCTGAAGCAGATGCGAAACAAGTTCGAGTTCTTCAATTAATCAATTCATATCGATTTAGAGGACACCAAAATGCTCGTCTAGATCCCTTAGGTCTATGGGACCGCTCACGAGTACGTGATTTAGACTTAGCCCATCACGACCTTTCAAAATCTGAATTTGATAAAGAATTTAACGTCGGGTCTTTAGCCGTTGGGCAAGAGTCGATGAAGTTGGGTGATATCTACAATACCCTAAATAAAACCTACTGTGGTTCAATTGGTGCTGAATACATGCACATTACCTCAACCACAGAAAAACGTTGGATTCAGCAACGTTTAGAATCGGTGCAATCGCAAGCAAAATTTAACATTGCTGAAAAAACCGAAATCCTTAAAGGGTTAATTGCCGCTGACGGCTTAGAAAAATACCTAGGAGCGAAATACCCAGGAGCTAAGCGTTTCTCTCTTGAAGGTGGTGACAGCTTAGTCCCTATGCTAAAACAATTAATTACCCGTGCAGGTGAGCACGGAACCAAGGAAGTGGTTCTTGGTATGGCTCATCGCGGTCGATTAAATGTGTTAGTGAATGTCATGGGTAAAAACCCAACCAAACTTTTTGATGAATTTGCTGGCAAAGTTGACCATATTGGCTCGGGTGATGTGAAATATCACCAGGGTTATTCATCTGATTTTGTCACCCCTGGTGGTAATGTTCATGTCGCTTTAGCCTTTAACCCATCGCATCTTGAAATTGTTAACCCGGTTGTTATGGGTTCTGTTCGTGCCCGTTTAGATCGTCGTGATTGTAAAACAGGCGACTTAGTATTGCCTATTACCATTCATGGTGACTCCGCTATCGCCGGTCAAGGTGTGGTACAAGAAACCTTTAATATGTCGCAAACCGCGGCTTATAAAGTCGGTGGTACCATTCGCATTGTGGTGAACAACCAAGTTGGTTTTACAACCTCGAAACAAGAAGATACTCGTTCAACAGAATATTGTACCGATATCGCTAAAATGGTGCAGGCACCAATATTCCATGTCAATGGTGACGATCCGGAAGCGGTTATCTTAGCGACCCAAGTTGCTCTTGATTATCGCAATAAATTCAAACGCGACGTGGTCATTGATTTAGTCTGTTATCGTCGTCATGGACACAACGAAGCGGATGAGCCTAATGCGACTCAGCCATTGATGTACCAAAAAATTAAGAAGCATCCAACGCCACGTCAAATTTATGCAGAAACGCTAGATCAAGAACGTTCAATCACGTTGAATCAAACAAAAGAGCTGGTCGAATACTATCGCAGACTGCTTGATGAAGGTCAGTGCACAGTAGAACAATGGCGTCCAATGACCGAGCATTCGGTTGACTGGACCCCATATGTTGGACATGACTGGGATGATGAATACGATGATGAAATCTCAATCGACAAGCTTAAGCGATTAGCCAACAGTATCACCACGTTCCCTGAAGATCATAAACTCCAGTCTCGAGTAAAGAAGATTTACGATGATCGTAAAAAAATGGCGAAAGGTGAAAAGCTCTTGGATTGGGGCTTTGCTGAGAATATGGCGTATGCCTGTATTGTTGATAGAGGTGAGCGCGTGCGCATTACCGGTCAAGATGCAGGGCGTGGTACTTTCTTCCACCGCCACTCGGTCTTGCACAATCAAAAAGATGCTTCGTTGTTTATGCCGTTGCAACATGTATCAGAAGGTCAAGGTCCATTTGAAATTTACGACTCCGTTTTATCTGAGGTTGCGGTTTTAGCCTTTGAATATGGCTATGCAACAGCAGAGCCTAAGGGCCTAACCATTTGGGAAGCGCAATTTGGTGACTTTGCTAATGGGGCACAAGTTGTTTTTGACCAGTTCTTATCGTCAGGTGAGCAAAAATGGGGTCGTTTATGTGGCTTAACCATTTTATTACCACATGGCTATGAAGGGCAGGGACCTGAGCATTCATCTGCTCGTTTAGAGCGCTTCTTACAATTGTGTGCGGATCACAATATGCAAGTGTGTGTACCGTCAACACCCGCGCAGGTATTTAACATGCTGCGACGTCAGGTGGTTCGCCCAATGCGTAGACCTCTTATAGTAATGTCACCTAAGTCTTTGTTACGTCATCCTTTAGCGGTTTCTTCTTTAGAAGAGTTAGCGGAAGGTACGTATCGTAATGTGATAGACGAAATCGATGACATCGAGCCGAATAAGGTAACACGCGTTATCATGTGTTCTGGTAAGGTTTATTACGAACTGTTGGATCAGCGTCGTAAAAATGAACAAGATGACGTTGCCATTATTCGTATAGAACAGTTGTATCCGTTCCCAGAACAAGAGACCAAAGATATTATTGCTCGATATGAACATGCTGAAGACTTTGTTTGGTGCCAAGAAGAACCACAAAACCAAGGTGCATGGTACTGTAGTCAACATCATTTTCGCAGTGTGATCCCAGAAGGGGCAAATTTGCGATACGCAGGTCGTAAAGCAGCCGCCGCACCGGCATGTGGATATATGTCATTGCATGTAAAAGAACAACAAGCATTAGTTGCAGATGCACTAAATAATAATTAA